Part of the Bacteroides acidifaciens genome, TGCGCCGAACTGCATCAGCATAGAGCCTACGCCACCGGCCATACCGCCGATACCTGTAATACTTGCAATCGCTGTTTTCGGGAACATATCACCTACGGTAGAGAAAATGTTAGCCGACCATGACTGGTGGGCAGCGCCACCGATACCGATAAGGATAACTGGGAACCACGGAGAGAACGTACCCAACGGTTGTGCCAGCAATACTACCAACGGGAAGAATGCGAAAATCAACATCGCCTTCATACGCGCAGCATACGGATTCATACCCGTCTTATTGATAAAGATAGTCGGAAGTTTACCACCATAAATAGACAGCATAGTCACAGCGTAAAGTGTGAAAATCAATGCCATACCCAATCCGTCGGAAGTCTTGATATCAAATTGGGTGTTCAGGTAAGACGGAGTCCAGAATAAGAAGAACCACCACACACCGTCCGTCATAAACTTACCGGCAGCAAAAGCCCATGTCTGCTTGTAAGTGAAACATTGAAGGAAGCTCATCTTCTTTTCGTCTTTCTCTTCAACAGCTACAGGGGCAGCACCTTCTTCGTATTTATCCTGCTCGATGTAATCCAATTCGGCTTTGTTGACGTGCTTACTCTTTGACGGAGCATCGTACATGAATACCCACATACCCATCCAGACGAAACCGAGTGCACCGATAACGATAAATGCCATTTCCCATCCCCATGCTTTCGCAATCAGCGGGATAGAAACCGGAGCAATCAAGGCACCGATAGAAGCACCGGCGTTGAAGATGGAAGTAGCGTAAGCGCGGTCTTTCTTAGGGAAGTATTCTGCTGTTACTTTGATAGCAGCCGGGAAGTTACCCGCTTCACCGAGAGCCAGGATACAGCGTGCGGCAAGGAAACAGTACATACTTACGGTAGCCAGTACCACCACTACGTCGCCCGTAGCCGCCATCAGTTCGGCTGCGCTATGCAGACCTACATATTGTTCGGTTACGATTCCGCAAAGTGCGTGCATACAAGCACCTGCCGACCATACACCGATTGCCCAGAGGTATCCCTTCTTCGTGCCCATCCAGTCGATAAAGCGACCGGCGAACAACATACATATTGCATATACAATAGAAAAAACGGAAGTAATCGTACCGTAGTGAACTTCGTTCCAATGAAATTCCGGCTTAATAAACTCGTCCCAGGTAAGGGAAAGCACCTGGCGGTCGAGATAGTTAACTGTAGTAGCAAAGAATAGCATAGCACAGATAGTCCATCTGTAGTTTGTCATTTTCTCGCCTGTTTTTTGAAATGCATTCATGATAATGGATTTAAATAGATTTTGATTCGTTGACAAAGGTCGGTATTTCGACTGGATTTCATTTGTAAAATTTGGTCGAATTCATGTATTATTCGTTACATTTATATGCTATTTGTTTCAAAGAGTATATTTATCGTTTCATAACACGTCTAGTCTGTAACGTTGGGGGGAGGTTGAAGTATATAAAACCCGGAAAACTTCATCCCTTCTCCCGGCGGGGGAAAGGATGAAGTTTCTCGGATTTTATATATGTAATGCAGAGCCGCGCAACGATTAGCGCATTTCTGTATATTTGAGCTTGTCCATGTCTCCGTAGTCGAGGTTTTCACCAGCCATACCCCAGATGAACATGTAGTTGCTTGTTCCGGCAGCAGCGTGGATAGACCATTCCGGTGACATGATAGCCTGTTCGTTCTGCATCCATACGATGCGTTCTTCCTGAGGTTCGCCCATGAAATGACAGATGGCGTTGTCGGCAGGCACATTGAAATAGAAGTAGGCTTCCACACGACGGCTGTGAGTATGAGCCGGCATTGTGTTCCATACGCTACCCGGTTTCAGTTCGGTCAATCCCATTTGCAGTTGGCAAGGGCCTTCTTCAAGTACATTGTTCACAATCAACTGGTTGATAACGCGGTCGTTACTTTCTTCCATCTTTCCTGCTGCGAAAGAGTTAGCTTTCAGAGAACCTTTGCGTCCGTCGATAGTAATCAACTGAGTCTTGTATTCCTTGTGGGCAGTAGCGGAGTTGATATAGAACTTGGCGGGATTACTTGAATCTTTGCTTTTGAAAGTCACCTTCTGCTTGCCTCTACCTACGTACAGAGCATCTTTGAATTTCAAAGTATATTCTTTTCCGTCAACAGTTACGATACCTTCGCCACCAATGTTGATGACACCCAGTTCGCGACGTTCCAGGAAGAATTTAGCTTTCAGCGGGTCGATAGTTTCCAGTACCAGTTCTTTAGTTGTAGGAACAGCACCACCGAAGATAAGGCGGTCGTACATAGAATAAGTAAGGTTGATTTCGTTCGGAGCCATTACTTTTTCCATCAGGAAGCTACTACGCAGGCGGTTTGTATCATACGTTTTCACGTCTTGCGGACTGCAAGCCACTTGCATCTTGTAATTCACCTGGGCAGAAGCAGACATAGCTGCGATGCCCAACATCATTGCAATTGCTAATTTTTTCATCTTTCGAATTTTTATTTGGATTATATATTATATACTACTCATTGTCAGTTACGGGTTTTCAACTTATTCCTTGTTACCGTTCAATGCATTTTTCGCATCGTTTCTAGTCATGCGGATACGGTTGTAGATTGCCATTCCGAGTGCAAGAACCACGAGGATGGCAGGACCGATAATCTTCAAACTGTAAGTCAGGTGGAAGATACCCCAGCAGAAAAGGCTGGAAGCGAAGTCGAGTGCGCCGCCTTCAAAGCCTGCGGGAATATTCACTGTCGGGTCGCCCGTAGCGGCATATACGTCTTTAGCAGCCAAAGTGAAGAATCCTGCAAGTTCAGTCACGAAATACAGACCGACGATTAATGCTACCAAGCCGATAATGAATGACTTCACTACGTTACCTTTTGTAATAGGCAGAATCATCGGGAACAAATAGAACATACCTGCCAGGGAAGCCAACGGTAAGAAACGATTGCCCGGGAGGATAACTGCAAGGAAAATGGTTACAGGAATCAAAAGCAATGAAACCACCAGCGTAGTCGGATGACCGATAACCAGTGCGGGGCTCATACCGATGCTCAGACCTGTATTGCTCTTATATTTTTTAGCGATAAGTTCGCGGGTAGCGTCAGAGATAGGTTTCAAACCTTCGATGAAAAGACTGGTGATACGGGGAATCAATTCCATTACCGCACCCATCTTGATACCCAGTCCGAGAATGCCCGGAATACTGTCTACCACTTCTTTCCAGCTTCCGCAGCCCAATGCCCCGATAGCGCAACCAATCACGATACCCAGGAACAACGGCTCGCCCATCAGACCGAATTTCTTCTTCATACCTTCCGAGTCGATATTCAGTTTGTCGAATCCCGGAATCATATCGAGCAGTTTGTTGATAACAATAGCGAACGGAACAAAACTTTGGCAGAACGGTTGAGGAATAGAGATACCGTCCATTTTATCATAGAACTTCTGGAAAGCGGGAGCGGTCATATCAGCCATTACCAGCGTAATGATGTAGCAGATGATGGCAGCGAAGAATCCCCAGTAGATATTGTCGGAAGCAAAATAAACGATGGCTCCGATAAATGCGAAGTGCCAATAGTTCCAAAGGTCGATATTGACGGTACGTGTTGTCTTGGTAACCAACATAAGGATGTTGACACCCAAGCAAACCGGGATAATGAAAGCACCGACCGAAGTATTGTAGGCTACTGCTGCCGCAGAAGGCCAACCCATGTCGAAAATACCCAGTTCCAATCCGTAGATTTCTACCATTTTACTTAGTGCAGGGCCCAGGCTGCTGGTGAGCAACGCTGTCACTACCGACAATCCGACGAAACCGACACCTACTAATAAACCGCTTTTCAGCGCTTTAGCAAATTTAATTCCGATACATACTCCTAAAATTGTGAAAATGACCGGCATCATCACTGCCGCCCCAAGACCGATAATGTACTTGAATACTTCTTCCATTCTGTTCTATTTTTTCTCTGTTTTAAATGATAAATAACTGTGTTTCCCCCAGAGGGTATTAGTTGTAAACCGTGCCAAAAGTACGACCTTTTCCGCTTTCTTCCAAAACGAAACTATTAATTTATTAGATATTGCATCAAAAATGGACATTTTTGACGTTTACGTGCACAAAATTAGTCGTTTCCGTGCACGAAAAACAAAAAATGCACCTACTTGATTAAAAAATCCAACTGGCTTTGGCGGAAAAACACTACTTTCGTACCGTGAAAGACTCGTATGTTTAATCCTTAAAATAACAAACCATGAGACGAACCCTTTTTTATAATTTTTTTATATTGGCTCTACTGGTCTCAATAGCCCTTCCGGCATTCTCCCAGCAGGTAGACAGCAAACTGCCCTGGTCTGTACGGATGACTGAATCGGAGATGATTCGCTATCCCGAATCCTGGCAACTCGACTTCCAGCCGAAGTTGAAGTGGGATTATTGCCACGGACTGGAACTGGGAGCCATGCTCGACGTTTACGATACGTATGGCGACAAGAAAATTCGCGATTATGCCATCGCGTACGCAGACACGATGGTGCACGATGACGGAACGATTACCGCTTATAAATTAACCGATTACAGTCTCGACCGCATCAACTCCGGAAAGATTCTTTTCCGTATCTATGAGCAGACGAAGAATCCTAAATATAAGAAAGCGCTCGATTTGCTTTACAGCCAGTTCGCGGGACAGCCCCGCAACGCGGACGGCGGTTTCTGGCACAAGAAAATTTATCCCCATCAGATGTGGCTGGACGGACTTTATATGGGGGCTCCTTTCTATGCGGAATATGCGTTCCGCAACAATCTTCCGCAGGACTATGCGGACGTAATCAACCAATTTATCACTTCTGCTCGTCATACATACGACCCGAAAAACGGTCTGTACCGTCACGCTGCCGACGTAAGCCGCACCGAACGCTGGGCAGACCCGGTGACCGGACAATCCAAACACAGTTGGGGACGTGCTATGGGTTGGTATGCCATGGCTTTGGTGGATGCTTTGGAGTTTATCCCGAAGCATGAGGCCGGAAGAGATTCCCTGCTTGCCATTCTGGATAACATTGCCGTTCAAGTGAAGAAACTGCAAGACCCGAAGACCGGGGGATGGTATCAAGTGCTTGACAAGAGCGGTGAGAAAGGGAATTATCTCGAATCATCCTGTTCTGCCATGTTTGTTTATTCCTTATTCAAGGCAGTTCGTTTGGGCTACATTGATAAGTCTTACCTCGATGTAGCGCTGAAAGGATACAAAGGTTTCCTTGATAACTTTATCGAAGTGGATAAAAACGGATTGGTGACCATCACCAAAGCCTGTGCCGTAGCCGGACTGGGCGGGAAGGTGTACCGTTCTGGTGATTATGAGTATTATATCAACGAAACTATCCGCAATAACGACCCCAAAGCAGTAGGACCGTTTATCATGGCAAGCTTGGAATACGAACGCTTACAAAAATAATTTCTACCGATGAAAAGGGCATTTTTTAAAGGAATGATGTTGTTGCTCCTGCTTGGTGCGGGGGGAACATCGGTCTATTCGCAACAACAGCAACGCAAAGATACGTTAGTTGTCGCACGCGACGGGACAGGAGATTATCGGATTATTCAGGAAGCAGTGGAAGCCGTCCGCGCTTTTATGGACTACACGGTGACTATTTATATCAAGAATGGCACGTACAAAGAAAAACTGGTGATTCCCTCTTGGGTGAAGAACGTGCAGTTGGTGGGCGAGAGTGCTGAAAAGACGATTATCACGTATGATGACCATGCCAATATCAACAAAATGGGAACATTCCGCACCTATACTGTCAAGGTGGAAGGCAATGACATCACTTTCAAAGACCTGACGATTGAGAATAATGCGGCTCCTTTGGGGCAGGCAGTGGCCCTTCACACCGAAGGCGACCGGCTAATGTTCGTCAATTGCCGTTTTCTCGGCAATCAGGATACTATCTATACAGGTTCGGAAGGAGCCCGTCTTTTATTTACCAACTGCTATATAGAAGGTACTACCGACTTTATTTTCGGTCCTTCTACGGCACTTTTTGAATATTGTGAGCTGCATAGCAAACGTGATTCGTATATCACCGCCGCTTCGACTCCTCAAAATGAAGAGTTCGGCTATGTCTTCAAAAACTGTAAACTGACCGCTGCTCCGGGAGTGAAGAAGGTATATCTAGGTCGCCCTTGGCGTCCGTACGCCGCTACGGTGTTTATTAATTGTGAGTTTGGCGGCCATATCCTCCCCGAAGGATGGCATAACTGGAAGAATCCGGAGAATGAAAAGACAGCCCGTTATGCGGAATTTGGAAATACAGGCGAAGGTGCAGGTACATCGGGACGTGTGGCATGGGGGAAACAGCTCACAAAAAAGGAAGCATTGAGGTACACACCGGAGAATATCTTTAAAGAAAGCAGTAACTGGTATCCTTATAAGTAGAAACATTAGCGCTTCTGATAGGTTCTACGCTACGAAATGTTTGTTTCCATTACTTGAAACTTGAGTTTCTTCAGCGTGAAACTAAAGTTTCTATTGCTTGAAACTAGAGTTTCATCAGTAGGAAACTAAAGTTTCTGACGCTTGAAACTAATAGTTTCAAAGCAGAAAACGAAGTGTTTCAAGCCTTGAAACACTTTGTTTCACGGCATTGAACACTTTGTTCCAATAAGGATGAGCAAACTTGGATACGAGAGAAATGTAGCTTCCGGTAGCTTTTGGAAATAAAGAAATAAAGAAGGTTGGGAAGCGGTGATAGGTGATAGATTGGGTGATAGGTTGAAAAACAACCTATCACCGCTTGAAATGCCGATGAATAGGGCGTTTGATGGATGTCGGTGATAGGTGAAAGATAAAAATGATTTTTTTATTATAGTGTATAGTATAAAGAAATGAAAGAAAATAGAAGTAAATTAGTACTGTTGTTGGCAGTTGCCTTTGTTCTCTGCTCTGCATTTCGCGCGGACAAACCTGTCGTAACTATCTTTATGATAGGGGATTCGACTATGGCTAACAAGAAGTTGGACGGCGGAAATCCCGAACGTGGCTGGGGAATGGTACTTCCCGGATTTTTCTCCGAAGACATAAAGATAGACAATCATGCCGCCAACGGACGCAGTTCCAAGAGTTTTATCTCCGAAGGGCGTTGGGCAAAAGTCATCTCCAAAGTGAAGAAAGGTGATTATGTCTTTCTCCAGTTCGGACATAATGATGAAAAAGCGGATTCTATCCGACACACCGAACCGGGAACTACTTTCGATGACAATCTCCGCCGTTATGTAAACGAAACCCGCGCGAAAGGTGGCATCCCCGTATTGTTCAATTCCATCGTCCGCCGTAACTTCGTCCAACCGCAAGATGCTTCCATCACTAAGGATATCCGCCGGACACCGGGGGAAAAAGAGCAACCCAAAGAAGGAACGGTCTTGTTCGATACGCATGGAGCTTATCTGGATTCTCCACGCAATGTAGCGAAAGAGCTCGGAGTCGTATTTATTGATATGAACAAAATCACTCACGACTTGGTGCAAGAGCTTGGACCGGTAGAATCGAAAAAGCTTTTTATGTTTGTCGCCCCCAATCAGATTCCCGCTTTCCCGAAAGGTCGTGAAGATAATACTCACTTGAATACCTACGGAGCGCGAACCATCGCAGGCCTGGCTGTTGATGCCATCGGCAGGGAAATTCCCGAACTGGCAAAATATATCCGTCATTACGATTATGTGGTAGCCCAAGACGGTAGCGGTGATTTCTTTACCGTGCAGGAAGCAATCAATGCCGTCCCCGACTTCCGTAAAAATATCCGTAGCACGATTCTAGTTCGTAAAGGCACTTATAAAGAAAAGATTATCATCCCTGAAAGTAAGATTAACATCTCCTTGATAGGAGAGGATGGCGCAGTATTGACTAATGACGATTTCGCCAATAAGAAAAACGTATTCGGTGAAAATATGGGAACTTCCGGCTCATCCAGTTGTTATATCTATGCCCCGGACTTCTACGCGGAAAATATCACATTCGAAAACTCATCCGGTCCCGTAGGGCAAGCTGTCGCCTGCTTTGTCTCTGCCGACCGTGCATTTTTCAAGAATTGCCGCTTCTTAGGCTTCCAGGATACCCTCTACACTTACGGCAAACAAAGCCGCCAATATTACGAAGACTGCTACATCGAAGGAACCGTTGATTTTATCTTCGGCTGGTCTACCGCTGTGTTCAATCGCTGCCATATTCACAGTAAGCGTGACGGCTATGTGACCGCCCCTTCTACCGACAAAGGAAAAAAATACGGTTATGTCTTTTACGACTGCAAGCTCACCGCAGAACCGGAAGCTACAAAAGTATATCTTTCCCGTCCTTGGCGTCCATATGCGCAAGCTGTATTTATCCGTTGTGAACTGGGAAAACATATTCTTCCCGAAGGATGGAACAACTGGGGTAAAAAGGAAAACGAGAAAACTGCCTTTTATGCCGAATATGAGAGCTGTGGCGAGGGAGCCAATCCAAAAGTGCGTGCTGCTTTCTCCCGTCAGTTGAAGAACCTGAAGGGATATGAGATAAAAACAGTCCTGGCAGGAGGTGATGATTGGAATCCGGTAGAAGATGGAAATAAGTTGTTGGATGTAAAACGTTGATTGTACCCGAAAGGATATTATTTTCTATTAGAGATATTAATATCCAAGGGTTGAGTTTTTCCACCATTATTAGCTATTATTCTTTTTGAATGTTTTAGTCTCGTTTTCTCTCATGGCTTGGATTTTCTGTTTTAAGGTCGTATCTTTTGTTTTGGTATCCACTGGATTTTAATATGAAATTCGGTGGATGCTTATAGGTAAAAGAACGATGTCTCCATTTAAAAGAATCTCCTGATTCTGTTAAATAGCTGGTAAGGATTGTGTTAAACTACTGTTATTTTCTTATATTTGTTCCTTTGTTATAGCACCATTAATTATTAAGGACATAATAATGATAAAAAAAATCTTATATCTAGCTATTTCGAGTTTACTAGTCTGGACAGCGGTACAGGCGCAGACAAACAGCTTTTTCACCCATTATTCTACAGAAGACGGATTATCACAAAATACGGTGATGAACATCTTGCAGGACCATAAAGATAATCTCTGGTTTGCTACCTGGGACGGAATCAACCGTTTCAACGGATACACATTTAAGACGTACAAGGCACGTCAGGGAAATTATATCAGCCTGACAAACAACCGGGTGGACCGCCTGTATGAAGATTGTTATGGTTTTATTTGGCTATTAACCTATGATAACCGTGTCCATCGTTTTGACCCGAAGACCGAGACTTTCGAACAGGTTCCGGCTGCCGATGAAGAGGGGAGTACCTATTATGTGGGAGCTATCAAAGTATTGTCGAATGGTATCGTTTGGTTATTGACCGAGAGTGACGGTGCTATCCGTGTCAGCACGAATCCCGAAAAAGGGCATCAACTGGATATTGATATATACTCCCGGAAGTCGGGCTTGTTTCCCGCCACTCACGTATATCAGGTCTATGAGGATAAGGCAGGCAATGACTGGCTGCTGACCGATAACGGACTGGGCATGATACCCTCCGGTGAGAAAACACCGGTTTCTTATTTTGTCGATACCAAAGGAAAGTCCGGCGGGATGAACCAGGCTTTTTATGCGGTTCAGGAGCGTGACGAGGATATTTGTTTTGCTTCGGACAAAGGAAGAGTCTGGCGTTATCAGAAAAGTAACGGTGAGTTTCATTTGCTCGAGATTCCTACCAAAGCCAATATTACCGCTATCTATGCCGAACAGGAAAAGGCAGTCATGGCGACAGATACAGACGGGTTCTTCACCTATGACATGAAAACCGGAGAGAGTGTGCACTACTCCCATGTGACTTGCAAAGACTTACCCGATAAACCGATTCTTTCCATGTATGTGGACCGTGCTTCGGAGATTTGGTTCGAACAGGAAGAACTCGGTGTGGTGGTTCATTTCAACCTTGCCACCGGAGTGGTGAAGCGGGAACAGATGAAAGTGGAATATAGCAATGCCGACCGTTCCCGTCCTGCTTTTCACATCCACGAAGATGTGAACGGATATTTGTGGGTGCATCCGTATGGCGGCGGTTTCTCTTATTTCGACCGCGAACGGAACTGCCTCGTTCCTTTTTATGATGATTTGGACAGTCATAACTGGCGTTTCTCTAATAAGATTCATATTGCTTTCTCGGACAAACAGGGTAATCTGTGGCTTTGTACCCATTCGAAGGGATTGGAAAAGGTCACTTTCCGCAATGTCCCTTTCTCCATGCTGACCCCGGTTCCTCACGAATATGAATCGTTAAGCAATGAGACGCGGGCTATCTGTGAAGATAAGCTGGGTAATCTGTGGGTAGGGCTGAAAGATGGAATCGTGCGTATTTATGATTCCAACCGTCAGTATAAAGGTTATTTGACGGAGAGCGGAACGATTGCTCTTTCCGGTGCTCCGATGCAGGGGACTGCTTACTTTATTATGCAGGATTCAAACGGCGTAATGTGGATTGCTACGAAAGGTAACGGACTGGTTTCCGCACGTCAGACTTCACAGACCGGTATGTCGTATCGGCTGACACGCTACCAGCACAATAAGGATGATATGTATAGCCTGAGCGACAATAATGTATATTGTGTGTACGAAGACCATCACGGACGCATCTGGGCGGCTACCTTTGGCGGCGGTATCAATTACATTACTCAAAATCAGGAAGGGGAGACGCTCTTCATCAATCACCGCAATAATCTGAAAGGGTATCCCATTGACTTGTGCTATCGAACCCGCTTTATCACTTCCGATAACAACGGGCGTATATGGGTGGGTACGACAACAGGGGCTATCGCGTTCGACGGGAATTTCAAGAAGCCGGAAGATATACAGTTTCATCATTTCTCGCGTGTACCTAATGATACGAACAGCTTGAGCAACAACGATGTGCACTGGATTATCCCGACTAAAAAGAAAGAACTTTACCTGGCTACTTTCGGCGGCGGACTGAATAAACTGTTGTCTATCGACAAAGACGGTCACGGAGAGTTTAAGTCTTACTCGGTGCTCGACGGGCTTTCTTCGGATGTGTTGCTCTCCATTCGCGAAGACCATAAGCAGAATCTTTGGATTAGCACGGAGAACGGCATCTGTAAGTTCATCCCTTCCGAAGAGCGTTTTGAAAATTACGACGAACGGAGTATCAGCTTCCGGGTTCGTTTCAGTGAGGCGGCTTCGGTATTGACTTCCAAAGGGAATGTGATGTTCGGCACCAGTAACGGGGTATTTATGTTCAATCCGGACTCGATACGGAAAAGCAGTTATGTGCCGCCGATTGTTTTCGGCAAATTGATGGTGAATAATGAGGACGTCACTCCGGGAAAAGCATCTATACTGAAAGTAGATTTGGATGAAACGGAAAAACTGGTGCTTTCGCATGACGAGAATATTTTCTCTCTTCAGTATGCGGCACTTGATTACACGAATCCGCAGAATATACAATATGCCTATATTCTCGATGGATTTGAGAAGCAGTGGACGTTTGCGGATAAACAGCGGAGTGTGACTTATACCAATCTACCGAAGGGCGAGTATGTATTCCGTGTCCGGTCTACCAATAGCGACGGGGCGTGGGTGGAGAACGAGCGTACGCTGGATATTGTTATTCTTCCCTCTTTCTGGGAGACTCCGGTGGCGTATGTGCTCTATGTATTGTTTATACTGATTATTATTCTTGTGGCTGTTTATATCCTGTTCACAATTTACCGGCTTAAACATGAAGTATCCATCGAACAGCAGATTTCGGATATAAAGCTGCGTTTCTTTACCAATATTTCCCATGAGCTCCGTACACCGCTTACGCTGATAGCGGGTCCCGTGGAGCAAGTGTTGAAGAATGATAAGTTGCCGGAGGATGCCCGTGAGCAGTTGGTGGTGGTAGAACGGAATACCAACCGTATGCTTCGTCTTGTCAACCAGATTCTGGACTTCCGTAAGATTCAGAACAAGAAGATGAAGATGCAGGTGCAGCGTGTGGATGTCGTTCCGTTTGTACGCAAGGTGATGGATAACTTCGAAGCCGTTGCCGAGGAACACCGGATTGATT contains:
- a CDS encoding two-component regulator propeller domain-containing protein, whose translation is MIKKILYLAISSLLVWTAVQAQTNSFFTHYSTEDGLSQNTVMNILQDHKDNLWFATWDGINRFNGYTFKTYKARQGNYISLTNNRVDRLYEDCYGFIWLLTYDNRVHRFDPKTETFEQVPAADEEGSTYYVGAIKVLSNGIVWLLTESDGAIRVSTNPEKGHQLDIDIYSRKSGLFPATHVYQVYEDKAGNDWLLTDNGLGMIPSGEKTPVSYFVDTKGKSGGMNQAFYAVQERDEDICFASDKGRVWRYQKSNGEFHLLEIPTKANITAIYAEQEKAVMATDTDGFFTYDMKTGESVHYSHVTCKDLPDKPILSMYVDRASEIWFEQEELGVVVHFNLATGVVKREQMKVEYSNADRSRPAFHIHEDVNGYLWVHPYGGGFSYFDRERNCLVPFYDDLDSHNWRFSNKIHIAFSDKQGNLWLCTHSKGLEKVTFRNVPFSMLTPVPHEYESLSNETRAICEDKLGNLWVGLKDGIVRIYDSNRQYKGYLTESGTIALSGAPMQGTAYFIMQDSNGVMWIATKGNGLVSARQTSQTGMSYRLTRYQHNKDDMYSLSDNNVYCVYEDHHGRIWAATFGGGINYITQNQEGETLFINHRNNLKGYPIDLCYRTRFITSDNNGRIWVGTTTGAIAFDGNFKKPEDIQFHHFSRVPNDTNSLSNNDVHWIIPTKKKELYLATFGGGLNKLLSIDKDGHGEFKSYSVLDGLSSDVLLSIREDHKQNLWISTENGICKFIPSEERFENYDERSISFRVRFSEAASVLTSKGNVMFGTSNGVFMFNPDSIRKSSYVPPIVFGKLMVNNEDVTPGKASILKVDLDETEKLVLSHDENIFSLQYAALDYTNPQNIQYAYILDGFEKQWTFADKQRSVTYTNLPKGEYVFRVRSTNSDGAWVENERTLDIVILPSFWETPVAYVLYVLFILIIILVAVYILFTIYRLKHEVSIEQQISDIKLRFFTNISHELRTPLTLIAGPVEQVLKNDKLPEDAREQLVVVERNTNRMLRLVNQILDFRKIQNKKMKMQVQRVDVVPFVRKVMDNFEAVAEEHRIDFLLETEKQHLYLWVDVDKLEKIVFNLLSNAFKYTPNGKMITIFIREDENTVSIGVQDQGIGIAENKKKSLFVRFENLVDKNLFNQASTGIGLSLVKELVEMHKATISVDSHLGEGSCFKVDFLKGKGHYDEEVEFILDDAEAPVRMGQVVDIANASLQSETLAANSKEMMLLVEDNQELREFLRSIFTPMYRVVEAADGMEGWSKALKYLPDIIISDVMMPEKDGIEMTRELRADMTTSHIPIILLTAKTTIESKLEGLEYGADDYITKPFSATYLQARVENLLMQRKKLQSFYRDSLMHINMSAVPENLPVPAEVVSEEANEVESGQGAQPQPQPTVPDMSPNDRKFMDKLVELMEQNMDNGDLVVDDLVRELAVSRSVFFKKLKTLTGLAPIEFIKEIRIKRATQLIETGEFNMTQISYMVGINDPRYFSKCFKAQVGMTPTEYKEKVGR